In Flavobacterium sp., a single window of DNA contains:
- a CDS encoding T9SS type A sorting domain-containing protein, translating into MKKTILLFLLLIITTASSAQFTIWEDDFEDGDVSDWVLLDKDGNNSNWKAGKNIQLDENGAIVGGNVNILGTYNIDFTTGAPLENIEQNWAVTAPIDLSYYDGKIELNITAQTSIYDGTRNLLVYGSTSPDPESATLLGTLNLVRQTMLDAEFKDYTVDIASLVGNQTVYISLVNENTGFVGYEVDKIWITAEALLGVDDFEKSNSIQLKQNPVAENLELQINEQLINEDFSMKIYNSAGLLVKTNAVLEKNISVNALPQGIYFLVVSDGTVLKKIKFLKK; encoded by the coding sequence ATGAAAAAAACAATACTATTATTTTTATTATTAATTATTACTACTGCATCATCAGCACAGTTTACTATTTGGGAAGATGATTTTGAAGATGGCGACGTTTCAGACTGGGTTTTATTAGACAAAGACGGAAACAATAGTAACTGGAAAGCCGGAAAAAATATTCAGCTTGATGAAAACGGAGCAATTGTTGGCGGAAATGTAAACATTTTAGGAACTTACAATATCGACTTCACTACAGGCGCACCACTTGAAAATATAGAACAAAACTGGGCAGTAACAGCACCAATCGATTTATCTTATTATGATGGAAAAATCGAATTGAATATTACGGCTCAAACCTCAATTTATGACGGAACCCGAAACCTTTTAGTTTACGGATCTACTTCACCAGACCCTGAATCGGCAACACTTTTAGGAACTTTAAATTTAGTAAGACAAACTATGCTCGATGCAGAATTTAAAGATTATACAGTAGATATTGCCTCACTTGTAGGCAATCAAACGGTATACATTTCATTGGTAAACGAAAATACCGGCTTCGTAGGATATGAAGTTGACAAAATATGGATCACTGCCGAAGCACTTTTAGGCGTTGATGATTTCGAAAAAAGCAATTCAATTCAGTTGAAACAAAATCCAGTTGCCGAAAATTTAGAATTGCAAATAAACGAACAGCTTATAAACGAAGATTTTTCAATGAAAATTTATAATTCGGCAGGATTATTAGTGAAAACCAATGCCGTTTTAGAAAAAAATATTTCAGTAAATGCACTTCCGCAGGGAATCTATTTTCTGGTCGTATCGGATGGTACTGTTTTAAAAAAAATAAAATTTCTAAAAAAATAA